tttgcagatgagattgAGGCTAGGAGATGAAATAgacaaggtcatacagctagaaaGTATCAAGCTAGGATTGTAATTTATGCCTGTGCTACATTCTGCTGCTGGGCAGTGTTGGGATGATTGTGTGCCCTGAGCTCCTTAAGGGTCCCTCAAcccccatttcttcctttttgacaGGATCTGGCTGGGCCTTGACCTTCACTCCCACCCTGGCCTGCCTGTCCCGTTACTTCTCTCGTCGGCGATCCCTGGCCACCGGGCTGGCACTGACGGGCGTGGGCCTCTCCTCCTTTGCTTTTGCTCCACTCTTCCAATGGCTGCTCAGCCAGTACGCCTGGCGGGGGGCCCTGCTGCTGGTGTCTGCCCTCTCCCTCCACTTGGTGGCCTGTGGTGCTCTTCTCCGCCCACTCTCCCTGGCTGAGGACCCTGTCGTGGGTGGCCCTGGGGCCCAACTTGCCAACCTTCTCcatcatggccccttcctccgtTACACCGTTGCCCTCACCCTGATCAACACTGGCTACTTCATTCCCTACGTGCACCTGGTGGCCCATCTTCGGGACCTTGATTGGGACCCACTGCCTGCTGCCTTCCTCCTCTCAGTGGCGGCTATTTCTGACCCTGTGGGGCGTGTGGCTTCTGGGTGGCTAGGGGATGCAGTCCCAGGGCCTGTGGCAAGACTCCTGATGCTCTGGACCACCCTGACTGGGGTGATACTGGCCCTGTACCCTGTGGCTCAGGCTCCCACAGCCCTGGTGGCTCTGACTGTGGCCTATGGCTTCACATCAGGGGCCCTGACCCCAGTGGCCTTCTCCGTGCTGCCTGAACTGGTGGGAactggaaagatatactgtggcCTGGGACTGGTGCAGATGGTAGAAAGCATCGGGGGGCTGCTGGGGGCTCCTCTATCAGGTAAGGGGACTGGGATTTCCAGGTGGGTGCGGGCTGCCACGTCATACCATTCAGGGAGGGAACTGACATTATAGTGTATGTGAATACTGCCCTCTGGTATGGTACATACACAGCCTGCATGGTCAATCACAGCAGCCCTGAAATGGGTCCAAAGTGCAAAGAAATTGGGGCTGTGGAAAGATTAAGAGGACCTATGTGGCACCCTTGGCAGGGTACCTACAGTTGGGGTTTTCAGAGGACCTGGTCAGACCTGGCCAGACATAACATGCCAGCGTCTGCCTTTTCCCTTGGCCCACTGGGCCCCAGGCCAGGGATCTGAGCCATCTGGTCAAAGTTCTCCAGGCTCCTGATGCCAGAACCTTCAGACCCTTAACATTTTCCTCTTAACTATTAACCGAAGGCATGAAAGGGAAGGCCACAGCTACTGGAAAGAAAGGCACAAGTGTGCCTGACTCCAT
This window of the Balaenoptera ricei isolate mBalRic1 chromosome 20, mBalRic1.hap2, whole genome shotgun sequence genome carries:
- the SLC16A13 gene encoding monocarboxylate transporter 13 isoform X1, whose protein sequence is MALRAEPPDGGWGWMVVLSAFFQSALVFGVLRSFGVFFVEFVAAFEEPAARVSWIASIGIAVQQFGSPVGSALSTKFGPRPVVMAGGILAALGMLLAAFATSLTHLYLSIGLLSGSGWALTFTPTLACLSRYFSRRRSLATGLALTGVGLSSFAFAPLFQWLLSQYAWRGALLLVSALSLHLVACGALLRPLSLAEDPVVGGPGAQLANLLHHGPFLRYTVALTLINTGYFIPYVHLVAHLRDLDWDPLPAAFLLSVAAISDPVGRVASGWLGDAVPGPVARLLMLWTTLTGVILALYPVAQAPTALVALTVAYGFTSGALTPVAFSVLPELVGTGKIYCGLGLVQMVESIGGLLGAPLSGYLRDVTGTYTASFVVAGAFLLAGSGVLITLPHFFCFSAPTSKPQDPVTEALDTKVPLPREGLGED
- the SLC16A13 gene encoding monocarboxylate transporter 13 isoform X2; translation: MAGGILAALGMLLAAFATSLTHLYLSIGLLSGSGWALTFTPTLACLSRYFSRRRSLATGLALTGVGLSSFAFAPLFQWLLSQYAWRGALLLVSALSLHLVACGALLRPLSLAEDPVVGGPGAQLANLLHHGPFLRYTVALTLINTGYFIPYVHLVAHLRDLDWDPLPAAFLLSVAAISDPVGRVASGWLGDAVPGPVARLLMLWTTLTGVILALYPVAQAPTALVALTVAYGFTSGALTPVAFSVLPELVGTGKIYCGLGLVQMVESIGGLLGAPLSGYLRDVTGTYTASFVVAGAFLLAGSGVLITLPHFFCFSAPTSKPQDPVTEALDTKVPLPREGLGED